From the Hordeum vulgare subsp. vulgare chromosome 1H, MorexV3_pseudomolecules_assembly, whole genome shotgun sequence genome, the window gagactttctcacccgtagcgatgcttaagtccgtcagaatcatgttagcaatagctacatttttcgattatgaaatctggcagatggatgtcaaaacggcgttccttaatggtttccttaaggaagagttgtatatgatgcaacccgaaggttttgtcgatcctaaaaatgctgacaaggtgtgcaagctccagcgatccatttatggactggtgcaagcatctcggagttggaacaaacgctttgatgaggtgatcaaagcatttgggtttatacaagtggttggagaatcttgtatttaaaagaaagtgagtgggagctctgtggcgtttctaataatatatgtggatgacatattactgattggaaacaacgtagagtttttggagagcatgaaaggttacttgaataaaagtttctctatgaaggacctaggagaagctgcttacattctaggcattaagatctatagggatagatcaaaacgcctgataggactttcacaaagcacataccttgataaagttttgaagaggttcaaaatggaacagtccaagaaagggttcttgcgagttttacaaggtacgagattgagtaagactcagtgcccagcaactgatgaagatagagagcatatgcgctccgtcccctatgcttcagccataggttctatcatgtatgtgatgttgtgcactagaccggatgttagcctggccataagtatggcaggtaggttccagagtaatccaggagtggatcactggacagcggtcaagaatatcctgaagtacctgaaaaggactaaggagatgtttctcgtgtatggaggtgacgaagagctcgccgtaaaaggttacgtcgatgcaagctttgacacagatccggacgactctaagtcgcaaaccggatacgtatttattcttaatgggggtgcagtaagctgctgcagttccaagcaaagcgtcgtagcagattctacatgtgaagcggagtacatggctgcctcggaggcggctaaggagggtgtctggatgaagcagttcatgacggatcttggagtggtgccaagtgcactgaatccaataaccttgttctgtgacaacacgggtgccattgccttagcaaaggaaccacggtttcacaagaagaccagacacatcaaacgatgcttcaacctcatccgcgactacgtcgaggaagaggacgtaaatatatgcaaagtgcacacggatctgaatatagcagacccgctgactaaacctcttccacggccaaaacatgatcaacaccagaattgtatgggtgttagatttattacaatgtaattcacatggtgatgtgagggctggattattgactctagtgcaagtgggagactgttggaattatgccctagaggcaataataaatatggttattattataattcctgtatcaagataatagtttattatccatgctataattgtattgaatgaagattcatttacatgtgtggatacatagacaaaacaccatccctagcatgcctctagttggctagccagttgatcgatgatagtcagtgtcttctgattatgaacaaggtgttgttgcttgataactggatcacgtcattgggagaatcacgtgatggactagacccaaactaatagacgtagcatgttgatcgtgtcattttgttgctactgttttctgcgtgtcaagtatttattcctatgaccatgagatcatataactcactgacaccggaggaatgctttgtgtgtataaaatgtcacaacgtaactgggtgactataaagatgctctacaggtatctccgaaggtgttagttgagttagtatggatcaagactgggatttgtcactccgtgtgacggagaggtatctcggggcccactcggtaatacaacatcatacacaagacttgcaagcaatgtaacttagtgtaagttgcgggatcttgtattacggaatgagtaaagagacttgccggtaaacgagattgaaataggtatgcggatactaacgatcgaatctcgggcaagtaacataccgaaggacatagggaatggcatacgggattatacgaatccttggcactgaggttcaaacgataagatcttcgtagaatatgtaggatccaatatgggcatccaggtcccgctattggatattgaccgaggagtctctcgggtcatgtctacatagttctcgaacccgcagggtctgcacacttaaggttcgacgttgttttatgcgtatatgagttatatggttggttaccgaatgttgttcggagtcccggatgagatcacggacgtcacgagggtttccggaatggtccggaaacgaagattgatatataggatgacctcatttgattaccggaaggttttcggagttaccgggaatgtaccgggaatgacgaatgggttccgggggttcaccgggggggcaacccaccccggggaagcccataggccttgggggagacccaccagcccttagtgggctggtgggacagcccacaagtggtctatgcaccaagagaagaaaaatcaagaggagaagaaaaaaaaaggaggaggtgggaagggaggaggactccctccaaccaaaccgagtccaactcggtttggggggggcgagtcctcccccttggctcggccgacccccttgagggtccttggaccccaaggcaaggccccctccctcccacctatatatacggaggttttagggctgatttgagacgacttttccacggcagcccgaccacatacctccacggtttttcctctagatcgcgtttctgcggagctcgggtggagccctgctgagacaaggtcatcaccaacctccggagcgccgtcacgctgccggagaactcttctacctctccgtctctcttgctggatcaagaaggccgagatcatcgtcgagctatacgtgtgctgaacgcggaggtgccgtccgttcggtactagatcgtgggactgatcgcgggattgttcgcggggcggatcgagggacgtgaggacgttccactacatcaaccgcgttctctaacgcttctgctgtacggtctacaagggtacgtagatcactcatcccctctcgtagatggacatcaccatgataggtcttcgtgcgcgtaggaaaatttttgtttcccatgcgacgtttcccaacagaaggcacatggcacacaagcgagcaagaaaaccggcaaaggcaaacgacaaaggcaaagaaaatggcgaaggcgaaaggcaaatgaaaacggcaaatgtgaagtgggggagaggaaaacgagaggcaactggcaacaaaagttaatgcaagagaagagtttgtgagacctacttggatagatcttgatttctcctccccggcaacggcgccagaaataggcacgttgtcgggaaattatcttgacgtgctcctccccagcaacggcgccagaaatacttctaatatcagttgtgcttcccttgcaatggcgccagaaattgtcgtgttgacggcaccaggaatccttcagctacggctatgccttaagggacttcctaggcaagtatgcaaaagatttcccccgtggcctttgagccttgcgttggtgttccctgaagcggaaagggtgatgtagcacagcggtggtaagtatttccctcagtttgagaaccaatgtatcaatccagtggaggggtatcacaagatcctgcacaaacacaaaagcttgctcccaacgctatgaaggggttgtcaatcccttatagattgttcgccaagtgagaactgaaagcaacaaagtaacaaagcaaagtaaaagcggagatgtaaatgatggatgtgaatagacccgggggccgtagtgtttactagtggattctctcatgaaagcaagtagacggtcggtgaacaaattactgtcgagcaattgatagaaccgcacaaagtcgtgacgatatctatgcaatgattatttctataggcatcacgtccaaaacaagtagaccgatactgtctgcatctactactattactccacacgtcgaccgctatccagcatgcatctagtgttttaagtccataagaacagagtaacgccttaagcgagatgacatgatgtagagggataatctcaaaccaatgataaaaaacccatctttttacccttgatggcaactacttgatgtgtgccttggtgcccctactgtcactgggaaaggtgaccacatgacagaacccaaaaccaagcacttctcctattgcaagaatcatggatctagttggccaaacaaaacccaagactcgaagagacttacaaggatatcaaatcatgcatataagaaatcagcaaagactcaaatatatatcatagataatctgatcacaaatccacaattcatcggatctcgacaaacacaccgccaaagaagattacatcggatagatcttcatgaagaccatggagaactttgtattgaagatccaagagagagaagaagccatctagctactaactacggacccgtaggtctgaagtgaactactcatgagtcattggaggggcgatgatgataatgaagaagccctccaactccaaagtcccctccggtggggtgccggaaagggtctccagatgagatctcgcggaaacagaagcttgcggcggcggaaaagtattttcgaggctcccctgattttttgcggaatatttgggaatttataggccaaagacctaggtcagggggcggccagggagaccacaagcctgcccaccgccgcctctccctggtggcgtggtgggagcttgtgggcttcctggagcccacctggcttgaccgaaaggcccctgatcttcttccgttcgggaaataatcatttcggggtttttcttccgtttggactctgttccaaaatcagatctgaaaagagtcaaaaacacacaaaaaacaggaagtggcacttggcactgaattaataagttagtcccaaaaagatataaaaggtacataaaacaaccaaacaagacaagataacagcatgaaaccatcaaaaattatagatacgtttgagacgtatcactgatcCTCAAGATCAGAGATGGTAAGATTTGTTGAACCAGTTTGCAAGACCAACAACCAAAGACGAAGAACAGTTTGGAAGAACCGAGGAGCGTCCCCAACTTGAAGACCCGTGCTTGGAAATCGGAAAGTCATTGGCGGCCAAACTGGTTTTGGTCGAACATAAATGGGGAGAagaactcgcctcgcaagccgaAGACTTTAGACGGCCAGTTTGGGGGCTATTGAGGGAGTccaggattaaggggtcctcaggccGCCGGCCTATCTCTATGGGCCGCACTCGTGGGCTATTTCGGGCAGCCGGTGATATATACGAGGAAGATTCTACAAGACTTTGTGATCAAGACCAGGACTCCTCTCCACCAAcatagccgactaggactcttaTTATCCTAGGCCTCCCGTGTGTTATATAAGCCGAGGCCAATTTAGTTGATAGATATTCATTAGACATAACGTCTAAatcattagggtttagaccacaacatatgatctcgaggtaaatCAACTATGTACTCGATACTCcgtcatcaatataaacaagagcgggacatagggttttacttccatcaagagggcccgaacgtcGGCAAACATCGTCTCGTTTGTCCCTTGTTACCCATTGATCAAAGATCCACACttaggaccccctactcgagatcagctaGTTTTGACACCGATACTACTCCCCTATCTGGTGGGGTCGCAGTGTGGGCGGGCTGGATCCGAATAAAACTTAGGCTATGAGGGGCTCCTAGCAAATTGACTGACCTTGCATCGTGCATGGCCGAGATCATGATCACCATTGGGGGCACTCTAAGGCCGTCGGCGCGGGCCATCCCCCCTTGAGTGCGTCACTATAATTTGCATGCTCGGGAAACAACGGGGGGTCACCTGGAATTCCGTAGTCTCTACGAGATTTCCATCGGCGAAGATCTAACCAGCATGCTTACAACCTAGTCTAGCCTCCGTAGCAGGCGAGAAGGTGGTTGTCGCGTGGAGCATCGGTTGGGGTTTTCGGAGCGGCATTGTATCTAGTGAGTTGACGGGATGTGCGTGGGTGAGTGAAATGGCAGTGAAGGTGGAATAGTTTATTTATCAAGGGTGGAATAGAAACACCCACCTATGTATTGAGAAAATATCTGTGAATGGTATTGTAATATTGATTCGGGCTATCATAAAACTCAAAGTGAAACTGAAACTGTAACTGCATCGTGAAACGCACACTTCATCTTGAGACTGAaactgcactttactttgtgtgaaAACTGCTCACATAGTACAAATTTTCcttgacaactttgttgtgaaATCAAACTGAAACTGGGCAGAAAACTAAATCTTTATTTTTGAAGGAAACACTACAAGCTTTGTGATATGTCTtcgatgtatctataatttatgaagtattcatcatATATTTACTTCAATTCTATGTGGTTCATTTTTAATTATTTAtatggactaacatattaatctggtgcccagtgccagttgttattTATGGCATATTTTTTGTTTAGTAGAAAATCCATATTTAGGAAGGTCCAAACACAATGAAAAGTTACGGGGCTTTTTTTGTGGAAAATAAGAAACACCAGAAGCTTTGGGAGGCAGCCATAAGAGGCTTGAGGTGCACACAAGCCTAGGGGGCTCCCCCGCTAGGCCGCGCCCCCAGGTTTGTGGGGCCCTCATGGCTCTGttcaaactaatttcaaaattatAAACTAtgtaatattccaaaaccctcggaGCGGAACCTGGAACAATTTTATCTCCGGCAAAAATCTCTATTCTAAAGCGATTTCATCTGGAGCCCTTTGTCGATGCCCTCACGGAAGGAGAAGCCATCACGGAaggtctcttcatcaaccttgttgcctccatggtgatgtatgagtagttcatCCTTCGTGATGAggctatgtactagtagctatgtgtttgaactCCCACTCCCATGTTCTTGATGAATTTTTATCTGGATGTATCATGAACTTTGTTAAAATAGTTGAACGCTACGATGTTCATCTCCCTCTATCTCTTTTTGTGTTGAATTAAGTCATGTTCTTTGAGGTTTCTTTATGTTAGATTGAATACTACTTTGAGATCAATTGATGCATGTGTAACTGACGGACACCCGTGATGATATGGGGGTAATATAGGTGAAATAAGAGTTGAACAATATGTATCATATGGTGTCATCGTAGTACGATTTCTAGGACTATCCGTGGCACTTTGGGGGTGGTTCGCAAGATTGATTGAAAAGACGATACACGATTTCATCCTACTTTCTTCAATAGAAATAgatactttggagtgattctttgctgCACTTTGAGGGATTATCACGTGGTTCAATTATGTTAATGATGTTTAAATACTTCACTAGTAAAAGTATAAACCCAGGCCTTATTTTCAAGCATTGGCACACGTATTTGCTCACTTTTGTAATTTGCTATCTTACTATTTTTATCTGCTCACGttataaaaacctatatctaccattcaTATTACACATATATGACCATCTCTTTGACAAATTAGTGCATCTATACAACTCACAATTGTATTTATTGTGTTGAGGACACAAGAGATTACTTGTATTTAATTGCATGGTTGTTTGAGAGAAACTCACCTTCATCCTACACTTTCCATGAATtgacaaaccttaggtcatctaTTTTAGAAAAAATTGATGTTGTCCTACGAAACTCTGCGGTTCGAGGTACAACAAAGTCTACAAAAGTAAAGTTGCATACTAGACATCACTTTGCTCTAATCTAGTCAAATCAAACTAAAAATGCCTACATTATAAAACTGAAAAATACCTACTGATGTAGTTGAATTAAGATTTGACTAGACATTGAAAATTCGAGTTTCACCATACAAATTTAAACCACACCTAGCACAATATCGATCGAAAAAAACCAAATTCAATATACAATCTTTGAATCCAAATTCAATTTCAGATTAGAGATGCAAACCATACTTAACATAACATTGACATAAATCAAACCAAATTGAGATTACAATCTCTGGATCAAAATTCAGTCTCAGAGTAGAGATGCTATTTATGAAACCAAATACAAAGAAACATTCTGATAAACTAAAAAAAATTCCATCTAACTTTTAAGATGGACAAACTAGTGCAAAATAAATGTAGATGAAAATTTTCATCTACGTCTATTTTGCACTACTTCATCTCTACTTGTATTACTTAAGTTTATTTGCCAATCTAAATACACTTGCATCCTTATAAACGGGAAAGAAGGTAACATCTTATTATTGTTTTTTTTACTCCCGTACAAATAGTCACGACTCTAAATCAGGCACGAAATGTACAACACCGAGCAACAACGGTGACAGATCAGTGCACCCCGAGGCACCGTTGTCAAAGCCCCCACGAAGCAAACACCAAAACGATCCATCGATTGATACCTCAGCATCCAAAAACAAAATGACCAGTGGTGACTAGGTTCACTGACCGTTCTCCCCCCTTCTGGAACAGCTGTGCACCAACCTCCGCCGGTCGCCGGCTAGCCGGCCGGCCGCTGTTCGCCGAAGCGACGTGCCCGCGGGGGACACCAACGACTACCACCGCGTAGCTTTTCCTTGGGTTCGAGTGATTAGTTTGCACTGCACGACGGAGCAGAGCTCATCATGTCTGTATTTGGACACGCACCGCTGTTGGACGGGACGCCGTTCGGCCCCCTTGCGGGCACCCTGATTGAACGTCCAGGTCGGCAGGGCAGGGCCGCTAATTCATTGGCCCGACGTGATTTGTGACTTGATTTGAGCAATCAGTGAGCTGAGCCACTGTTGATTAAGCTGAAAATGAGTAAATCACGCGACACCGTGATCTGGTGCCATGACGGGATTCTTAATTGCTCCGTACGAGTTGGGATCGGCAGGTCCCCGGCGGCATTGATGGCTTACGGTTGCCGTTTAATTAGCAGTGCCGTGTTAAGGTGCTCTTGGTTAGCAGCGTGGAGCCTCCGGGTTCGGAAAGCCGAGCTTCTTTTCTCGTGCGGGGAAGCCCATGTCGCCAACCAACACCGTACCGTGTGTATGTAAGGGAGAGAAAGACACACGGAGCGGAGCGGAGCAGAGCGCGCTCTCTCCCTGACACGGTGCCCAGTCCTAGCAAGGCGAGAGCGCGCGCACGGACGGGGCCGGCACACACACTATTTGATCCCACGGTGTGCCACAAACCGCAGGTGTCTTGAGCTGCAATCCATTGCCTCTGCGCCTTGCTTCGAACCTACTTGATCGCTGCCTCATCTCACTCACTCACCaagctcctctctctctctctctctctctctctctcaccccctttGCCCAGTGAGCTTGCGGTTCTTGCCACGCACGCCTCCGCCCATATATACCCGACCATATAACACCACCAGGCAACCATCGATCGGTAGGAAGCAACCGTCGCTCCATCTTACCCATCGCCGTCACATCCATCCAATTCCAAGCTCGTCGGAGTTGCTCCGGCGCCAACAACTGCCGGGAAGATTAGGCGCACGCACGCTCGTCCGGCCGGCGTTAATGGGACGTCCGACGTCTGGGGGCGCGGAGCAGCCCAAGCTCCGCAAGGGGCTGTGGTCGCCCGAGGAAGACGAGAGGCTCTACAACCACATCATCCGGCACGGCGTCGGCTGCTGGACCTCCGTCCCCAGGCTCGCCGGGCTGCACCGGTGCGGCAAGAGCTGCCGCCTCCGCTGGCTCAACTACCTCCGCCCCGACCTCAAGCGCGGCACCTTCTCGCAGCAGGAGGAGGACGACATCGTCGCGCTCCACCGGATCCTCGGCAACAGGTCAGTCCGCCAGCGCAATGCATTCAGTCCGTATTATTTGCGCACCGCGGAGCACGGGAGAACGAGTGAGTTGCCGGAAAATTTTTGGACGACTTGCTGACGCGTGACGTGTGTGCGTGCGTGCAGGTGGTCACAGATCGCGTCGCACCTGCCGGGCCGGACGGACAACGAGATCAAGAACTTCTGGAACAGCTGCATCAAGAAGAAGCTCCGCCAGCAAGGCCTGGACCCCGCCACGCACAAGCCCATGGCCGCCGGCGCAGCCCCGGCGGCATTGCCGGACGCGGAAGTGGAGGACCGTAAGCCCCTTGCCGCGGCGGCCGACGGCGGCCTCGCTCTGAAACAGTCAGCGGGGTTCGATCCGTTCCCGGTGTGCGCCGATTACGGCGGCGGGCTCAGCGGTGACCTCGGCGCCGCACTGTACGCCCAGTTCGGGGATTGCAAGGACGCCGGCGACTACAGCTGCGTGCTGGACGTGTCGGAGAACCTGGGCTACGGGGAGAGCTCGAGCAACAGCAGCAACTGGAACTACGGCGGCGAGGTGGGCAGCGTGCTGGACGGCGAGGTGCCGCACTGGGCCAAGGCGGAGATGGAGCGGCAGCACGACGAGCCGCTCGATTACAAGTTCTCCTTACCCTACCAAGAAAGCCTCCACACAAATTTCGAGTTCAATTTGGAACAATACTTCTGATCTTTTTCTTTCTTTACgtattcaaaaatatttccctactttCTCCCTTCATTTTTATAAGAGACAAGGGTCACACCATTAAAGCGCAAATTAGTGATACTTCAGGTATTTTCTAGCAGTAATTCCAATTTCATAGGTGAGACAAAACTAGGATGGTGCGTGTTGCGGCACCGTCCATTTCTCCGACAGAACTATAGGAATTTGTACAAATATATGAAATCGAAATTGCAGGAACTAACCAATATATTTCGTGTAATAATTGGAAATATAATTGGCAATGAATAAATTAATTCGTCCATAGCTGGCAATGAAACTTTTACAAGCCAATGCCTTCCTAACCATGCTAGTCTCTTGAACATTATGAAACGAGCGAAACCCGAGGGCTTTTCAAGCACAAAATCACTTCACCGCCCATCTTGCTTGCCTCTATCTATACCGAGTCCAACCTTTGGGTCATTGCCGTGTAAACAAAACTATTCTTTTATGGTAAACATGTCTGAGTTATAAAATAAGATCAAATTACAAGACACGTAAATACCGACCTTACAGGACTGAAAAGAGGCCAGATCAAGTTACGAGACCTTACAATCCTATGCAAAATACCATCGATCTGACTCCTTCCATCTACACCATCAAAGCGGCCATCAAAAGAAAAGAAGCCACATCACCTCTTCACCCAAGCTCGACGCGGCTCCATCGCTGATCTGCAGCTTTACGGACCTTCAAAGTAGTTTCCAATGTCAATGTccacaacaaacaaaagaagaaaatcgAAATGGGAAAAAGGCGTGtgaaattaaaaaaaatacatGAATTTTCCATGGTACATGGAacacatactccctctgtcccaaaataagtgacgtaAATTTTgtactaagttagtacaaattttgtaTTAAAACAGTAACACTtactttgagacggagggagtatatagtagAACAAATA encodes:
- the LOC123447956 gene encoding myb-related protein Hv33-like encodes the protein MGRPTSGGAEQPKLRKGLWSPEEDERLYNHIIRHGVGCWTSVPRLAGLHRCGKSCRLRWLNYLRPDLKRGTFSQQEEDDIVALHRILGNRWSQIASHLPGRTDNEIKNFWNSCIKKKLRQQGLDPATHKPMAAGAAPAALPDAEVEDRKPLAAAADGGLALKQSAGFDPFPVCADYGGGLSGDLGAALYAQFGDCKDAGDYSCVLDVSENLGYGESSSNSSNWNYGGEVGSVLDGEVPHWAKAEMERQHDEPLDYKFSLPYQESLHTNFEFNLEQYF